The following coding sequences lie in one Epinephelus moara isolate mb chromosome 17, YSFRI_EMoa_1.0, whole genome shotgun sequence genomic window:
- the LOC126404211 gene encoding uncharacterized protein LOC126404211: MIGPFDHPPFSVFRISPIGVATRKYSGKKRLIIDLSSPHGSDIPSINSLIPSPDFSMQYATIDHAMALIRLAGHGAWLSKADITSAFKVLPIHPDFWCYFGVCWKGAYYFSVRLTFGCKSSPKIFDSLSEALCWILSNNYRLPYVLHLLDDFLVVTPPSSPPRHGLTTLTSAFSDLGVPLSEEKTSGPGTSIEFLGITLDSMSFQASLPLEKVQRISLLLSNYLLTDRCTKRQLLALLGHLNYAIRIIPQAKSFLSQLLTKAASIPSLHDHVVLDDTCKTEMRMWQQFLSSWNGISFFYDDFITHPEDIQLYTDAAPSVGFGGYYGGRWFAAAWPSEFESLDTESRSPSSALYELYPVIIATLIWGQEWSKKCINIHSDNTAVVDIINKGRSRSPAIMPFTRRLTLISAQYQFILRASHIPGHHNAIADSLSRFSFQKFRCLAPDSDVHPTPIPPFSATIFS, translated from the coding sequence ATGATAGGCCCTTTCgatcatcctcctttctccgtATTCCGTATCAGTCCCATCGGTGTCGCCACACGCAAATACTCGGGGAAAAAGAGGCTGATCATTGACCTGTCGTCCCCACACGGCTCCGACATCCCGAGCATCAACAGCCTTATTCCTAGCCCGGATTTCTCCATGCAGTACGCCACCATTGACCACGCCATGGCACTGATTCGTCTGGCGGGACATGGAGCATGGCTGTCTAAGGCTGATATCACTAGCGCATTCAAGGTCTTGCCCATTCACCCCGACTTCTGGTGTTATTTCGGTGTCTGCTGGAAGGGGGCTTACTACTTCTCCGTGCGTCTCACTTTCGGCTGCAAGAGCAGTCCCAAAATCTTTGACTCTTTATCCGAGGCTCTATGCTGGATCCTCTCCAACAATTACAGGCTCCCCTACGTCCTTCATCTCCTTGACGATTTTCTTGTCGTGACTCCCCCGTCCTCACCTCCTCGCCACGGTCTCACTACACTTACGTCTGCATTTTCCGACCTCGGTGTCCCTCTGTCCGAAGAAAAAACTTCAGGACCTGGCACATCCATCGAGTTTCTGGGCATCACTCTGGACTCAATGTCATTCCAGGCTTCACTGCCCTTGGAGAAAGTGCAGCGCATCTCGCTGCTCTTGTCTAATTATCTCCTGACAGACAGGTGCACCAAACGCCAGCTGCTCGCTCTCCTCGGGCACCTCAATTACGCCATCCGCATAATTCCACAGGCAAAATCTTTTCTTTCTCAACTGCTGACCAAAGCTGCATCCATTCCCTCTCTCCACGACCACGTGGTTCTGGACGACACTTGTAAAACAGAAATGCGCATGTGGCAGCAATTTCTGTCATCCTGGAACGGCATCTCATTCTTCTATGACGACTTCATCACCCATCCCGAGGACATTCAACTCTACACGGACGCGGCTCCCTCCGTAGGTTTCGGCGGGTATTACGGGGGGAGGTGGTTTGCTGCCGCTTGGCCCTCCGAGTTCGAGTCCCTCGACACAGAGTCACGCTCTCCCTCGTCTGCTCTGTACGAGCTGTACCCCGTGATCATCGCCACTCTAATCTGGGGGCAAGAATGgtcaaaaaaatgcatcaatatTCACTCTGACAACACAGCAGTAGTAGATATAATCAATAAAGGCCGTTCCCGTTCCCCAGCCATCATGCCATTCACCCGCAGACTCACTCTCATCTCCGCTCAGTATCAATTCATCCTCCGCGCGTCTCACATTCCCGGTCACCACAATGCCATCGCTGACTCACTCTCCCGCTTCTCCTTCCAGAAATTCAGATGCTTGGCTCCAGACTCGGATGTCCATCCCACACCAATCCCACCGTTTTCAGCG